The segment GCGTCATGAACAATGGCGAAATATCTACGTCAAAGCCTAAGTCTGCATAACCTGTTGCGATTACTTTCGCACCGCGGTCATGTCCGTCTTGACCCATTTTCGCCACTAAAATACGTGGACGACGCCCTTCATTTTCGATAAAGCCTTCTGTCATGTCCTTCACTTCTGCAATCATTTCATTATCAGAAAAGTTCGCTGAGTAAACGCCTGAAATCGAACGAATAATCGCTTTATGACGTCCAGACACCGCTTCAATCGCATCTGAAATTTCACCTAATGAAGCACGTGCACGAGCCGCATCAACCGCAACAGCTAGTAAGTTTTCCCCGCCATCTTGCGCAGCTTTTGTTAAACGTGCTAAATGCTTTTGTACTTCCGCTTCATCACGGTCTGCTTTCATCGTATTTAAACGTTCAATTTGTTGGTCACGTACAAGAGCGTTATCGATATCTAAAATATCAATTGGCTCCTCTTCAGCTAAACGGAATTTGTTTACGCCAACAATTGTTTCTGTTTTCGAGTCGATTTTCGCTTGGCGTTTTGCAGCAGCTTCCTCAACTTTCATTTTTGGAAGACCTGTTTCTATCGCTTTCGCCATCCCACCAAGCTCTTCAATTTCCTCGATTAATGCCCATGCTTTTTCCGTTAACTCTTCTGTTAATTTCTCCACATAATAAGAGCCGCCCCATGGATCGATTACTTTTGTCATACCCGTTTCTTCTTGTAAGAATAACTGTGTATTACGTGCAATTCGAGCAGAGAAGTCTGTCGGTAATGCAATGGCTTCATCTAAAGCATTCGTGTGAAGTGATTGCGTATGACCCATTGCCGCTGCGTTCGCTTCAATTAAAGTTCTTGTTACGTTATTGAATGGATCTTGCTCTGTTAAAGACCAGCCCGATGTTTGTGAGTGCGTACGTAGCGCTAATGTCTTCGGATTTTTCGGATTGAATGTTGACATCATTTGCGCCCAAATACGACGTGCTGCACGCATTTTTGCAATTTCCATATAGTAATTCATACCGATTGCCCAGAAGAATGATAGACGCGGTGCAAAGGCATCAATATCAATTCCTGCTTTTAAACCAGTACGTACGTATTCTAGACCATCTGCAAGCGTGTATGCTAGCTCGATATCATTCGTCGCACCCGCTTCTTGAATATGGTAGCCCGAAATTGAAATTGAGTTGAATTTTGGCATATGTTTCGCTGTAAATTCAAAAATATCGGCAATAATTTTCATCGACATTGCAGGTGGATAAATATATGTATTACGCACCATATATTCTTTTAAAATATCATTTTGAATCGTACCTGCAAGTTTTTCTGGTGAAACTCCTTGTTCTTCTGCTGCAACGATGTAAAACGCTAAAATTGGTAATACAGCGCCATTCATCGTCATCGAAACTGACATTTGATCTAACGGAATACCCGCAAATAAAATTTTCATATCCTCGATTGAATCGATTGCTACACCAGCTTTACCTACATCCCCTTTTACACGAGGGTGATCCGAGTCATAGCCGCGGTGTGTCGCTAAGTCAAAGGCAACCGATAACCCTTTTTGACCCATCGCTAAGTTACGGCGGTAAAAGGCATTTGATTCCTCAGCAGTTGAGAAACCTGCATATTGACGTACTGTCCAAGGACGCGCAACGTACATTGTTGGGTATGGTCCGCGCGTATTTGGTGCAACCCCTGCTACATCATTTATATGTTTAACATCTTGAATATCCTCAGCATTATAAACTGATTTCACTTCGATGCCTTCGTTTGTCAGAAATGAGCCTGTTGAACTACGCTGCTCTTGGTTTAAAACATCTTCAATCACAACGGAATTAAAATTCACTTTACTCATTGTTGTACCCCCTTCACGCTCGCTACTACGCTGTTCAGTTTCTCTATAATATTTTGACCTGCAAAAATAAAACCATTTAAGCCATTTGCTGTCCAAGTCGCTTCGTCTTCTTTATACTTACCTGCTGCATCCAAAATAACCGTTGTAGGTTTGCCCTCTAGTAATGCTGGAACTAGCGCTTTCGTATCCTCATCAGTAGCGGCAATCACAACATAATCAAATGCTGTATCCGCTAACCATGCTTTCGCCTCATCAATGGATGTAAAGCCTTCTGTTTGTTCCGCTACTACACCTGCTGTAGCAAAGAAACCTTGTACAAAATCAGCACGTGGCTTGTAATTTTTAAGTTCACCAAATGTTAAAATGGCTGGTTTAATTCCTGCTTGTGCGAAGTTTGTACGTAAATCTTCAAATGGGATGGCTAAACGTTTCACATCCGCAAATTGGCCGTTTTCTTCTGTTGCCAATGCATCAACCGGATTTGCATAAATATTCGTGCCAATTAATGAATGCTTACGTGTTTCGACCGCTTGAATGCGTTTGTTGTAAACTGCATCAATATCCGATTGAAGTGCTGTATACGCATCCAAACCGCCAGCTAGCTCGATTTCAAGGAATAATGCCCATGCTTCTTTCACAAAATCCGCTGTTAACGACTCAACAAAGTACGAGCCACCTGCAGGGTCAAGCACGTTCAGTACATGCGATTCCTCTTTCGTAACGAGGGACACGTTACGAGCGATACGAACCGATTGATCCGAAGTCTTTGTTAAGCAATCATGTGGATGGACTGTTACAACATCCGCGCCACCAATTGCTGCTGCGAATGCTTCATTGCCTGCGCGTAGTAAGTTGACATATACATCGAGCTTTGAAAAACTACGCACAGATGTTTCAACTACTACAGGGACAGCGCTTGCTTCAGTGCCGAATGCTGAAGCAAATGCTTTCCATAACACTTTAAACGCGCGGATTTTTGCAACTTCTGCGAAAAACTGTGTATCAATTGCAAAATTTACAAAGAATTTACTTTCGAAAGCTTTAAAATCTCCTACATTCTTTGCATACTGTGATGCTTGCGCTAATGCGATTGCTAATTCTTGTACCGCGTTTGCGCCATTATTGTGAAACGGAATCGTATTTGCTGCATATGTGCGTACGTTTGGATAATCCGCTAATTCTACAGCTTCAGGTGAAAGTATATACCCTTCTACTGTCGCACGTTTGGCTGCGTCAATTTTTGTGAAAACGCTTAATAATTGATCGTTAGTTGATTGCACATTCAGTTTAAATGAATATTCAGTTAAATAATCCGCTAATTGACCAAGCGCTTCTTCATTCCATTCAAAGGCAACTGGGCTATTAATTGTAATAACATCATTGCCACGTGCAAGGCTTTCTTGTAAATTGGCAAAGAAACTTGCAGCATCTTCTCCAACAATTTGCTGTGCTATATCAAAATTCGATGCTTTCGTTAATGTACGAATCGTTGATACTTGTTTCGCTAATTGTTCACCTAATTTTTCGATCAATGTTTCTTGTGTATAAAGTGGCTCTAACGTGATGTTTTCCATTGTTTTTGTAAATAGGGATTCGAATGGTTTCCCCTTCAAAGCTTTTACTGCCTCTTCTTGCCATTGTTCATAACTCGTCGTTTGAAATTCAATGTCTTTCATATTTGTTGTCATATGGACGCTATGTAGCTTCCCCCCTTGTTCTATTCCTGTACTATATATTACCCGAGAATGTTCAGATAATAAAGAAAAAAAAATAAAGAAAGCCCGTAATTACAGGCTTCCCCAGTGTTTTTAGTAGACTGACATCTTCTGTTTATCGACATTTTCGAGTAATTCTTTGACTCGACTTAGGAATTTCCCGCAAATTAGTCCATCTAAAATTCGATGATCTAATGACAAACATAAATTCACAATATGACGTGGTGCAATCATATTCCCCTGTACTATCACAGGTTTTTTTACAATACTTTCCACCTGCAAAATAGCTGCTTGTGGATAATTAATAATGCCCATTGATTGGATAGAACCAAATGAACCCGTATTATTTACCGTGAACGTTCCACCTTGGATATGCTCCATTTTTAATTTGCCATTTCGTACAATTGTAGAAAGTTCGTGAATTTCTTTCGCAATGCCTTTAATCGATTTTTCATCCACATTTTTAATGACAGGCACAAATAGCGCATCATCCGTTGCAACCGCAATCGATAAATTGATGTCTTTCTTTTGGATAATTTTATCCTCGGCCCAAACGGAATTGATCAGCGGATATTCTTTTAAAGCTTGAGAGACTGCTTTTAAGAAAAAGGCAAAGTACGTTAAATTAAAGCCTTCTTTTTGCTTGAACTCCGATTTAATGCGATCGCGATATTCAACAAGCTCCGTTACATCGACTTCCATCATCATCCAAGCATGTGGAATTTCAAGTGAACTGCGCACCATATTTTTCGCGATCGCTTTGCGTACAGATGTAACTGGAATTTCAATATCCCCTGAAGCTGTCAGGACACTTTCCGTACGACTCGGTGTAACTTTTGGTACGCTCACTTTTTCTGACTCATTTAATTGTGGCTGCTCGACGACTTGTAGTTGCGAACTTTCAGCTACTTGCCGTTCAGGTTTTCCAGCCGCAATATAAGCTTCCACATCTTTTCGTGTAATGCGATTTTCAAGTCCTGTCCCTTGTACATGTGCTAAATCAATATCATTTTGTGAGGCTAATAGCAGCACTGCTGGTGAAAATCGACCGACTGCACGTTTAGGACGCTCGCTCTTGTCAGGCGTTTCCACAACTACTGGCGGCTGTGGCTGTTGGCGCTGCACCCCTGCATTTAAAATAGCTGAGCTTACATTTGAATCGCTTGCTACTGGTGCTGGCTGTAGTTCTGCACCTTCTACTTCAATCGAGCAAACAATCGCACCAACCGGCAATGTTTCGCCTTCTATTGCAATCAATTCTTTCACAATTCCAGTAAAGGAAGACGGAATTTCGGCATTTACTTTATCGGTCGTTACTTCCGCAATTGGGTCGTATTTATTTACCTTGTCGCCCACTTTCACTAACCAACTATCGATTTTTCCTTCCGTCACACTTTCCCCTAATTGCGGCATTGTAATATTTTGAATCGTCATTTTGCATCCCCCTATGAATCGATTATGCCTCGACATAAATACGTCTTGATTCATCTCACCACTTATAAAGGTAAGGTGAATCTGAAAAAGTTAAAATGCTGCTAATTCACGAATGGCGCGCTCTACTTTTTCAGGATTGATCATAAAGAATTTTTCCATTGTTGGCGCATAAGGCATAGCTGGCACATCGGGTCCCGCTAGTCGCTTAATTGGGGCATCCAAATCAAAAAGGCAATGCTCTGCAATAATAGCCGCCACCTCACTGATGATGCTCCCTTCCTTATTATCCTCCGTAATGAGCAAGATTTTCCCTGTTTTCTTCGCCGCTTCAATAATCGCTTCTTGGTCTAACGGATACACTGTGCGCAAATCTAAAATATGCGTTTCAATACCATCCTTCGCTAGACGTTCTGCTGCTTGTAACGCGAAATGCACCGCTAATCCATACGTAATGACTGTCACATCATCCCCTTGACGCTTCACATCCGCCTTACCAATCGGAATCGTATAATCTTCAGTCGGTACTTCCCCTTTAATCAAACGGTATGCCCGCTTATGCTCGAAAAATAATACCGGATCTGGGTCGCGGATGGCCGCCTTCAATAAGCCCTTTGCATCATACGGTGTGGACGGAATAACGATTTTCAAACCCGGTGTCCCTGCAAATAATGCTTCTACGGATTGCGAGTGATAAAGCGCACCATGAATCCCGCCTCCGAATGGCGCACGCACAACAATTGGACAGTCCCAGTCATTATTCGAGCGATAGCGAATTTTAGCCGCTTCTGAAACGATTTGATTCACTGCAGGCATAATAAAATCAGCAAATTGCATTTCAGCGATTGGACGCATGCCGTACATAGCTGCACCAATCGCCACACCTGCAATCGCACTTTCTGCAAGTGGGGTATCTAACACGCGGTACTCACCAAATTGGTCGTATAAACCCGCAGTCGCTTTAAATACGCCCCCTTTACGCCCGACATCCTCACCTAAAACAAAAACGCGCTCATCTCGTTCCATCTCTTCTTTCATCGCAATATTAATCGCATCAATATAGGAAATCACAGCCATTATGCTTCATCTCCTTCCGCAAAAACATATTTCAGTGTATCCTCAGGCGCTGCATAAGGAGCGGCTTCTGCATAATCCGTCGCCTCATTGACAATGACCATTAGTTGCTCATTGATTTGTTCGAACCAAGAATCATCCGCAATGCCTGCATCTTTTATATACTTTTCGAAAAGTAAAATCGGATCTTTTGCGCGTCCTTCTGCGATATCATCGGCTGTTCGGTATTGGCGATCATCATCATCCGACGAATGCGCCGTTAAACGGAATGTGACTGCTTCAATTAAAGAAGGTCCCTCACCATTACGTGCACGGTCAGCCGCCTCTTTCACCACTTTATACACTTCGAGCGGATTTTTGCCATCTACTGTGACACCAGGCATCCCGTAGCCAATGCCGCGATCCGATACTTTTGCACAGCCGAGTTGACGCTCTACTGGGACTGAGATCGCATATTGATTATTTTCCACCATAATAATGACAGGCAATTTATGAACGCCCGCAAAATTGGCCCCTTCATGAAAATCCCCTTGGTTTGAGGAACCTTCACCGAGCGTTACAAATGTGATGAAATCCTCTTTTTGTAAACGACCAGCAAGCGCTACACCAACAGCATGTGGCACTTGTGTCGTAACAGGAGAAGAGCCCGTTAAAATTCGATTTTTCTTCTGCCCAAAATGTCCTGGCATTTGACGTCCGCCAGAATTCGGGTCTTCCGCTTTAGCAAACGCAGAAAGCATTAAGTCCTTTGCTGTCATGCCAAAGTGTAAAACGACACCCATATCACGATAATATGGTGCAATATAATCCTTTTGATTATCCAGTGCAAATGCAGCACCTACTTGAGCAGCTTCTTGACCTTGACAAGAAATAACAAAAGGAATTTTCCCTGCACGATTTAATAACCACATGCGTTCGTCAATTCGACGTGCAAGCAGCATTGTTTCATACATTTTAAGTACATCTTCCTCTGTTAAACCAATCTGATCATGCGTTATTCCCGTTTCATTCATATAAAACAGCTCCTCCCTTATCAATTACGCCTCGGCTAACTTTAGTCCAGATTTTTTCGGCCTCGCTCGAAAATGTTCCCTTAAAAATCCGTGACATCCGCCGGGGCTTAGGTCAACACGATGTTGGTCACAAAGGCGTTGTCACAAGTCGTGACGGGTTTAGCCTTTGTTCCCCTACTTCAGCTGGGGGTTGAACCCCACTGAATCAAGTTAATAATGAATCGCTTTACCTTCAATCGCTAACGCCGCTTCACCAATGACTTCACTCAGTGTCGGATGCGGGTGTACCATCTGACCCACTTCCCACGGTGAAGCATTTAAAAAGAGACTAAGTGCTGCTTCCGAAATTAAATCCGTAGCATGCGGACCAATCAAATGGAAACCAATCGCATCATTCGTTTCTTCATCCGCAATGACTTTGACGAAACCATCCGTCTCTCCGTAAACAACCGCTTTGCCTATCGCTTTAAACGGAAAAGTCGCTGTTTTAATTTTATAGCCTTGATTTTTCGCCTGCTCTTCGGTTAAACCAACACTTGCAATTTCTGGATAACTATATACGCCTCGCGCGACATTCGCATAATGGAATGGAATATGAAGCACACCGGCAATATGCTCCACTGCAGAAATCCCTTCATGTGAAGCAACATGCGCTAGCTGCATACCACC is part of the Solibacillus sp. FSL K6-1523 genome and harbors:
- the scpA gene encoding methylmalonyl-CoA mutase, with product MSKVNFNSVVIEDVLNQEQRSSTGSFLTNEGIEVKSVYNAEDIQDVKHINDVAGVAPNTRGPYPTMYVARPWTVRQYAGFSTAEESNAFYRRNLAMGQKGLSVAFDLATHRGYDSDHPRVKGDVGKAGVAIDSIEDMKILFAGIPLDQMSVSMTMNGAVLPILAFYIVAAEEQGVSPEKLAGTIQNDILKEYMVRNTYIYPPAMSMKIIADIFEFTAKHMPKFNSISISGYHIQEAGATNDIELAYTLADGLEYVRTGLKAGIDIDAFAPRLSFFWAIGMNYYMEIAKMRAARRIWAQMMSTFNPKNPKTLALRTHSQTSGWSLTEQDPFNNVTRTLIEANAAAMGHTQSLHTNALDEAIALPTDFSARIARNTQLFLQEETGMTKVIDPWGGSYYVEKLTEELTEKAWALIEEIEELGGMAKAIETGLPKMKVEEAAAKRQAKIDSKTETIVGVNKFRLAEEEPIDILDIDNALVRDQQIERLNTMKADRDEAEVQKHLARLTKAAQDGGENLLAVAVDAARARASLGEISDAIEAVSGRHKAIIRSISGVYSANFSDNEMIAEVKDMTEGFIENEGRRPRILVAKMGQDGHDRGAKVIATGYADLGFDVDISPLFMTPEETAQMANENDVHCVGVSSLAAGHKTLVPELVAELKKLGREDIIVICGGVIPAQDYDFLYESGAAAIFGPGTVIPVSAMKIIEEIYKKLGYEEVAE
- a CDS encoding methylmalonyl-CoA mutase family protein, whose translation is MKDIEFQTTSYEQWQEEAVKALKGKPFESLFTKTMENITLEPLYTQETLIEKLGEQLAKQVSTIRTLTKASNFDIAQQIVGEDAASFFANLQESLARGNDVITINSPVAFEWNEEALGQLADYLTEYSFKLNVQSTNDQLLSVFTKIDAAKRATVEGYILSPEAVELADYPNVRTYAANTIPFHNNGANAVQELAIALAQASQYAKNVGDFKAFESKFFVNFAIDTQFFAEVAKIRAFKVLWKAFASAFGTEASAVPVVVETSVRSFSKLDVYVNLLRAGNEAFAAAIGGADVVTVHPHDCLTKTSDQSVRIARNVSLVTKEESHVLNVLDPAGGSYFVESLTADFVKEAWALFLEIELAGGLDAYTALQSDIDAVYNKRIQAVETRKHSLIGTNIYANPVDALATEENGQFADVKRLAIPFEDLRTNFAQAGIKPAILTFGELKNYKPRADFVQGFFATAGVVAEQTEGFTSIDEAKAWLADTAFDYVVIAATDEDTKALVPALLEGKPTTVILDAAGKYKEDEATWTANGLNGFIFAGQNIIEKLNSVVASVKGVQQ
- a CDS encoding dihydrolipoamide acetyltransferase family protein codes for the protein MTIQNITMPQLGESVTEGKIDSWLVKVGDKVNKYDPIAEVTTDKVNAEIPSSFTGIVKELIAIEGETLPVGAIVCSIEVEGAELQPAPVASDSNVSSAILNAGVQRQQPQPPVVVETPDKSERPKRAVGRFSPAVLLLASQNDIDLAHVQGTGLENRITRKDVEAYIAAGKPERQVAESSQLQVVEQPQLNESEKVSVPKVTPSRTESVLTASGDIEIPVTSVRKAIAKNMVRSSLEIPHAWMMMEVDVTELVEYRDRIKSEFKQKEGFNLTYFAFFLKAVSQALKEYPLINSVWAEDKIIQKKDINLSIAVATDDALFVPVIKNVDEKSIKGIAKEIHELSTIVRNGKLKMEHIQGGTFTVNNTGSFGSIQSMGIINYPQAAILQVESIVKKPVIVQGNMIAPRHIVNLCLSLDHRILDGLICGKFLSRVKELLENVDKQKMSVY
- a CDS encoding alpha-ketoacid dehydrogenase subunit beta — protein: MAVISYIDAINIAMKEEMERDERVFVLGEDVGRKGGVFKATAGLYDQFGEYRVLDTPLAESAIAGVAIGAAMYGMRPIAEMQFADFIMPAVNQIVSEAAKIRYRSNNDWDCPIVVRAPFGGGIHGALYHSQSVEALFAGTPGLKIVIPSTPYDAKGLLKAAIRDPDPVLFFEHKRAYRLIKGEVPTEDYTIPIGKADVKRQGDDVTVITYGLAVHFALQAAERLAKDGIETHILDLRTVYPLDQEAIIEAAKKTGKILLITEDNKEGSIISEVAAIIAEHCLFDLDAPIKRLAGPDVPAMPYAPTMEKFFMINPEKVERAIRELAAF
- a CDS encoding thiamine pyrophosphate-dependent dehydrogenase E1 component subunit alpha — translated: MNETGITHDQIGLTEEDVLKMYETMLLARRIDERMWLLNRAGKIPFVISCQGQEAAQVGAAFALDNQKDYIAPYYRDMGVVLHFGMTAKDLMLSAFAKAEDPNSGGRQMPGHFGQKKNRILTGSSPVTTQVPHAVGVALAGRLQKEDFITFVTLGEGSSNQGDFHEGANFAGVHKLPVIIMVENNQYAISVPVERQLGCAKVSDRGIGYGMPGVTVDGKNPLEVYKVVKEAADRARNGEGPSLIEAVTFRLTAHSSDDDDRQYRTADDIAEGRAKDPILLFEKYIKDAGIADDSWFEQINEQLMVIVNEATDYAEAAPYAAPEDTLKYVFAEGDEA